A genomic segment from Corylus avellana chromosome ca5, CavTom2PMs-1.0 encodes:
- the LOC132181671 gene encoding putative F-box/FBD/LRR-repeat protein At4g03220, giving the protein METRKSIRRRKPLLKEEAAVETCRASKRKKLLLKEAVEDKEDRLSNLPDGILHHILSLLPVKSIAKTSVLSTRWNYLWATVPCLDFSEFSMKEKRRERKREAMELIIKTVLAARHANFNIKVFRFKGQLGVTCLGDWIQQLVRHSVEELELDVVFGGRFNLPPCLFDCDSLKSLTLKTHHLNSWFQFCSYDFTRTGRGLRSLQTLILKHVRFIYNTSAALFSASSFPALKRLTLNNCIEINRLNIGCPELEGLQVERTKMNVLEISAGEKLKNLRVISSFRASKNESWVKIFAPKLETFCWENNEFPEEYSVQSFTFLKKCSICITSSCGYRSNINAAKINHAISFLSSLVSTQKLYINITNLCAAKYC; this is encoded by the exons ATGGAAACCAGGAAATCAATAAGGAGAAGAAAGCCTCTTCTCAAGGAGGAGGCAGCCGTGGAAACCTGCAGGgcttcaaagagaaaaaagctTCTTCTCAAAGAGGCGGTGGAAGATAAGGAGGACAGGTTAAGCAATCTCCCAGATGGCATTCTGCACCACATCCTCTCCTTGTTGCCCGTTAAATCCATAGCAAAAACCAGCGTTTTATCGACAAGGTGGAATTATCTCTGGGCTACGGTCCCTTGTTTAGACTTCTCCGAGTTTAGTATGAAGGAAAAAAGGCgtgagagaaaaagagaggccATGGAGTTGATAATAAAAACAGTATTGGCTGCTCGCCATGCAAACTTCAATATAAAGGTTTTTCGGTTTAAGGGACAACTGGGTGTCACTTGTTTGGGTGATTGGATTCAACAATTGGTACGACATAGCGTTGAGGAACTTGAGCTGGACGTCGTGTTTGGCGGTCGATTTAATTTGCCTCCTTGTCTTTTCGATTGCGATTCACTAAAAAGTCTAACACTGAAAACCCATCATCTCAATTCATGGTTTCAATTTTGCTCCTATGATTTTACAAGAACCGGTCGTGGCCTTCGATCACTGCAGACATTGATACTGAAACACGTGCGTTTTATTTACAATACTTCGGCTGCGTTATTTTCGGCTTCTTCATTCCCTGCTCTAAAGAGATTGACTCTAAACAATTGTATAGAAATTAATCGTCTCAATATTGGTTGCCCGGAGCTTGAAGGTTTACAAGTTGAACGTACGAAGATGAATGTCCTGGAAATCTCTGCAGGTGAAAAACTAAAGAATTTGCGAGTGATATCTTCCTTCCGCGCTTCCAAGAATGAAAGTTGGGTCAAGATTTTTGCGCCGAAGCTGGAGACTTTTTGCTGGGAAAATAATGAGTTTCCTGAGGAATATTCAGTGCAAAGCTTCACTTTCCTGAAAAAGTGTAGCATTTGTATAACTTCTTCTTGTGGTTATCGTTCCAACATTAATGCGGCAAAGATTAATCATGCAATCAGCTTTCTATCCAGTCTCGTCTCTACTCAAAAACTTTATATTAACATTACAAATTTATGTGCGGCAAAG TACTGCTAA
- the LOC132181672 gene encoding putative F-box/FBD/LRR-repeat protein At4g03220 yields the protein METRKSIRRRKPLLKEEAAVETCRASKRKKLLLKEAVEDKEDRLSNLPDGILHHILSLLPVKSIAKTSVLSTRWNYLWATVPCLDFSEFSMKEKRRERKREAMELIIKTVLAARHANFNIKVFRFKGQLGVTCLGDWIQQLVRHSVEELELDVVFGGRFNLPPCLFDCDSLKSLTLKTHHLNSWFQFCSYDFTRTGRGLRSLQTLTLKHVRFIYNTSAALFSASSFPALKRLTLNNCIEINRLNIGCPELEGLQVERTKMNVLDISAGEKLKNLRVISSFRASKNESWVKIFAPKLETFCRENNEFPEEYSVQSFTFLKKCSICITSSCGYRSNINAEKINHAISFLSSLVSTQKLYINITNLCAAKKWGITLLDNSRYTEEQYWESEAQVLRSFLDHLKVLTIHVHFSMRKSTIIATRFLLKHGSVLQEVILRSKDTRTHLWKEKFIIDVPWGSPHVKISIRDGTVLEFMRKTRENVNVKGP from the exons ATGGAAACCAGGAAATCAATAAGGAGAAGAAAGCCTCTTCTCAAGGAGGAGGCAGCCGTGGAAACCTGCAGGGCTTCAAAGCGAAAAAAGCTTCTTCTCAAAGAGGCGGTGGAAGATAAGGAGGACAGGTTAAGCAATCTCCCAGATGGCATTCTGCACCACATCCTCTCCTTGTTGCCCGTTAAATCCATAGCAAAAACCAGCGTTTTATCGACAAGGTGGAATTATCTCTGGGCTACGGTCCCTTGTTTAGACTTCTCCGAGTTTAGTATGAAGGAAAAAAGGCgtgagagaaaaagagaggccATGGAGTTGATAATAAAAACAGTATTGGCTGCTCGCCATGCAAACTTCAATATAAAGGTTTTTCGGTTTAAGGGACAACTGGGTGTCACTTGTTTGGGTGATTGGATTCAACAATTGGTACGACATAGCGTTGAGGAACTTGAGCTGGACGTCGTGTTTGGCGGTCGATTTAATTTGCCTCCTTGTCTTTTCGATTGCGATTCACTAAAAAGTCTAACACTGAAAACCCATCATCTCAATTCATGGTTTCAATTTTGCTCCTATGATTTTACAAGAACCGGTCGTGGCCTTCGATCACTGCAGACATTGACACTGAAACACGTGCGTTTTATTTACAATACTTCGGCTGCGTTATTTTCGGCTTCTTCATTCCCTGCTCTAAAGAGATTGACTCTAAACAATTGTATAGAAATTAATCGTCTCAATATTGGTTGCCCGGAGCTTGAAGGTTTACAAGTTGAACGTACGAAGATGAATGTCCTGGACATCTCTGCAGGTGAAAAACTAAAGAATTTGCGAGTGATATCTTCCTTCCGCGCTTCCAAGAATGAAAGTTGGGTCAAGATTTTTGCGCCGAAGCTGGAGACTTTTTGCCGGGAAAATAATGAGTTTCCTGAGGAATATTCAGTGCAAAGCTTCACTTTCCTGAAAAAGTGTAGCATTTGTATAACTTCTTCTTGTGGTTATCGTTCCAACATTAATGCGGAAAAGATTAATCATGCAATCAGCTTTCTATCCAGTCTCGTCTCTACTCAAAAACTTTATATTAACATTACAAATTTATGTGCGGCAAAG AAATGGGGCATAACTTTATTGGATAACTCTCGTTACACTGAAGAACAATACTGGGAATCTGAAGCTCAAGTTTTAAGATCCTTTCTAGATCACCTAAAGGTGTTGACGATTCATGTTCATTTTTCGATGCGTAAGAGCACGATTATTGCTACAAGATTTCTGCTAAAGCATGGGAGTGTCTTGCAAGAAGTCATTCTTAGGTCAAAAGACACCCGTACGCATTTGTGGAAggaaaaatttattattgatgtTCCGTGGGGGTCTCCTCATGTCAAAATCTCAATTAGAG ATGGGACTGTTTTGGAATTTATGAGAAAGACTCGGGAAAATGTGAATGTGAAGGGACCCTAG